A single Syngnathus acus chromosome 8, fSynAcu1.2, whole genome shotgun sequence DNA region contains:
- the retsat gene encoding all-trans-retinol 13,14-reductase isoform X2: MWLTLAIISVALLVCCLKYVATTGSNPFHTDTREPLKPLVPNRKEKNKVLKQGFLATKVPDNLDAVVIGSGIGGLGLAVLLAKVGKKVLVLEQHDRAGGCCHTFTEKGFEFDVGIHYVGDLQDHKPFRCMLDQMTNGQLRWEPLENPFDHVVIGPPEKRRRYPVYSGRTRFPEELKKCFPGEEAAIDEYMRLVKKTGRGIWFMALLKYLPAFLAELLVRSGVVKYLSPFYKMANRSLTRVVNELTENEDLRAVFSYIFGTYGNMPKEASFAMHSLLVMHYLNGAWYPKGGASEIAYHMIPVIEKAGGAVLVRAPVNRILFNHAREACGVSVMKGQEEVHIHAPIVISNAGIFNTYQTLLPKELQAVPAIQKQLSMMKHGAGGLSIFVGLDGTKEELGLKADNYWIFQESNLDQLMIKYRDSSREESSKNIPLLFVASPSAKDPTWEERSPGKSTLSLVSFANYDWFEEWKDDKVTNRASDYKELKRAFIETALQVVLDVFPKITKDKVEYIDAGTPITNTHYIGAPKGEIYGADHGMERFTPELSANVRPQTPFKNLYLTGQDVFVCGFAGALAGALVCGSAILRRNLHEDASALAKKTKFVHTKLKGV, encoded by the exons ATGTGGCTTACTTTAGCGATTATTAGCGTGGCCTTGCTTGTTTGCTGTCTTAAATATGTCGCTACTACCGGCTCGAATCCCTTTCATACGGACACGCGAGAACCCCTGAAGCCGCTGGTACCTAACcgcaaagagaaaaataagGTGTTGAAACAAG GCTTCCTGGCCACTAAAGTTCCTGACAATTTAGACGCCGTCGTCATCGGTAGCGGGATCGGCGGGCTCGGCCTGGCCGTGCTGCTGGCTAAAGTGGGGAAGAAAGTCCTGGTTCTGGAGCAGCATGACCGGGCAGGCGGATGCTGCCACACGTTCACCGAGAAGGGTTTCGAATTTGATGTCG GAATCCACTACGTCGGCGACCTGCAGGACCACAAGCCGTTCCGTTGCATGCTGGACCAGATGACCAACGGGCAGCTGCGGTGGGAGCCCCTGGAGAACCCGTTTGACCACGTTGTTATTGGGCCGCCAGAAAAGCGCCGCCGCTACCCTGTCTACAGCGGGCGCACACGCTTCCCCGAGGAGCTGAAGAAGTGCTTCCCGGGCGAGGAGGCGGCCATTGACGAGTACATGCGACTTGTCAAG AAGACGGGCAGAGGCATCTGGTTCATGGCCTTGCTCAAGTATTTACCAGCTTTCTTGGCTGAGCTGCTGGTCCGCAGCGGCGTGGTCAAATATCTGTCGCCCTTCTACAAAATGGCAAACCGCAGCCTGACCCGAGTCGTCAACGAGCTGACGGAGAACGAGGACCTCAGGGCCGTCTTCTCCTACATCTTCGGCACCTACG GTAATATGCCAAAAGAGGCCAGCTTCGCCATGCACAGCCTGCTGGTCATGCACTACCTGAACGGAGCCTGGTACCCGAAGGGCGGCGCCAGCGAGATCGCCTACCACATGATCCCCGTCATCGAGAAGGCGGGGGGCGCCGTTTTGGTGCGAGCGCCCGTCAACCGCATCCTATTCAACCACGCGAGGGAAGCGTGCG GTGTGAGTGTCATGAAGGGCCAGGAGGAGGTACATATCCATGCGCCCATTGTCATCTCCAACGCGGGTATCTTCAACACCTACCAGACGCTGCTGCCCAAAGAGCTCCAAGCCGTGCCAG CAATCCAGAAGCAATTGAGCATGATGAAGCACGGAGCAGGTGGCCTTAGTATCTTTGTGGGACTGGACGGCACCAAGGAGGAGCTGGGCCTCAAAGCTGACAACTACTGGATCTTTCAGGAGAGCAATTTGGACCAACT GATGATCAAATACAGGGACAGCAGCAGAGAGGAGTCGTCGAAAAACATCCCCCTCCTGTTTGTCGCCTCTCCGTCTGCTAAGGATCCTACCTGGGAGGAGAGGTCACCAG GTAAGTCCACCTTGAGTCTGGTCAGCTTCGCCAATTACGACTGGTTCGAGGAGTGGAAGGACGACAAAGTGACCAACCGGGCGTCCGACTACAAGGAGTTAAAGCGAGCTTTCATTGAGACAGCCCTGCAAGTGGTGCTGGATGTCTTTCCCAAAATCACAAAGGACAAG GTGGAATATATCGACGCAGGCACACCCATCACCAACACTCACTATATCGGCGCCCCCAAAGGCGAGATCTACGGGGCAGACCACGGCATGGAGCGCTTTACCCCGGAGCTCAGCGCCAACGTGAGGCCCCAGACGCCGTTCAAGAACCTCTACTTGACAG GTCAggacgtgtttgtgtgcggcTTCGCGGGCGCACTGGCCGGCGCCCTCGTCTGCGGCTCGGCCATCCTCCGTCGCAACCTGCACGAGGACGCCAGCGCCCTGGCCAAGAAGACCAAGTTTGTCCACACCAAACTTAAAGGGGTGTAA
- the nmt1a gene encoding glycylpeptide N-tetradecanoyltransferase 1, with the protein MADENETAPLPGKEDVEDHGHCSDCENEEHHFDDGDRGQGDDSSAKKKKRKQKKKKKSGAPTETSQDPLAKVNSLPADKLQEIQKAIELFSIGQGPAKTMEEASRRSYQFWDTQPVPKLGETVTSHGSIEPDKDHIREEPYSLPQGFCWDTLDLGNPAVLKELYTLLNENYVEDDDNMFRFDYSPDFLLWALRPPGWLPQWHCGVRVNSNQKLVGFISAIPATIRIYDIEKKMVEINFLCVHKKLRAKRVAPVLIREITRRVNMQGIFQAVYTAGVVLPKPVGTCRYWHRSLNPRKLIEVKFSHLSRNMTMQRTMKLYRLPEGPKTSGLRPMTKKDVPAVCRLLREYLSQFNLVPVMNQDEVSHWLLPRDNIIDTYLVENEGKVTDFLSFYTLPSTIMNHPVHRTLKAAYSFYNVHTTTPLLDLMSDALILAKSKGFDVFNALDLMENKTFLEKLKFGIGDGNLQYYLYNWKCPNMGSEKVGLVLQ; encoded by the exons ATGGCGGATGAGAATGAGACAGCACCGCTGCCGGGGAAAGAAGACGTAGAGGACCACGGACACTGCAGCGACTGTGAAAATGAAGAGCACCACTTCGACGATGG tGACAGGGGTCAGGGCGACGACAGCAGtgccaaaaagaagaagaggaagcagaagaagaagaaaaagagcgGCGCGCCCACAGAAACTTCTCAAGACCCCCTCGCGAAG GTGAATTCGCTGCCCGCTGACAAGCTGCAAGAGATCCAGAAGGCCATCGAACTCTTCTCAATCGGCCAAGGTCCCGCCAAGACCATGGAGGAGGCCAGCCGGAGGAGCTACCAGTTTTGGGATACGCAGCCTGTGCCCAAGCTGG GTGAGACTGTGACATCGCACGGCTCCATCGAACCCGACAAGGACCACATCCGTGAGGAGCCCTACAGCCTCCCGCAAGGCTTCTGTTGGGACACCCTGGACCTGGGCAACCCTGCTGTG CTCAAGGAGCTCTACACTCTTCTCAATGAGAACTATGTGGAAGATGACGACAACATGTTTCGGTTTGACTACTCGCCCGACTTCCTGCTCTG GGCTCTGCGGCCCCCCGGCTGGCTGCCTCAGTGGCACTGCGGAGTGAGGGTGAATTCCAACCAGAAGCTAGTGGGCTTCATCAGCGCCATCCCCGCCACCATCCGCATTTACGACat tgaaaagaaaatggtggAGATCAACTTCCTGTGCGTCCACAAGAAGCTCCGAGCCAAGCGAGTGGCCCCGGTCCTGATCCGGGAGATCACCAGACGCGTCAACATGCAGGGCATCTTCCAGGCGGTGTACACGGCCGGGGTGGTCCTGCCCAAGCCCGTGGGCACGTGCAG GTACTGGCATCGCTCATTGAACCCTCGCAAACTGATTGAGGTGAAGTTCTCCCACCTGAGCAGGAACATGACAATGCAGCGCACCATGAAGCTGTACCGCCTGCCTGAG GGCCCCAAGACGTCTGGCCTGCGGCCGATGACCAAGAAGGACGTGCCGGCCGTGTGTCGCCTTCTGCGCGAGTACCTAAGCCAGTTCAACCTGGTGCCCGTCATGAACCAGGACGAGGTGTCCCACTGGTTGCTGCCCCGTGACAATATCATCGACACATACCTGGTGGAG AACGAGGGTAAAGTAACGGACTTCCTGAGTTTCTACACACTGCCATCCACCATCATGAATCACCCGGTGCATCGCACTCTCAAAGCTGCCTATTCCTTCTACAACGTCCACACCACCACCCCGCTGCTGGACCTCATGTCCGACGCCCTCATCCTGGCCAAATCG AAAGGTTTTGACGTCTTCAATGCACTGGACCTCATGGAAAACAAGACTTTCCTGGAGAAGCTCAAGTTTGGCATTGGCGATGGCAATCTACAGTATTACCTTTACAATTGGAAGTGTCCCAACATGGGCTCGGAAAAG gTTGGCCTGGTCCTGCAGTGA
- the plcd3a gene encoding 1-phosphatidylinositol 4,5-bisphosphate phosphodiesterase delta-3-A, producing MLASSGKSPVTSAREPRAKVAEKSADPIRRLGLLDNEDVRVMMRGSNMVKVRSPRWQKSRNLRLLDDGLTVWCESSKSSRKAKARQTFAVTEVECVREGCQSEALRRISGSVPDSRCFTVVFRGARKSLDLLCPCEDEAQRWVRGLRTLKERVANMTQKEKLDHWIRGYLRRADQNQDGKMSYDEVRRLLQMINIDLSEQYARSLFKRCDRSGDSRLDHNEIEEFCRELLRRPELDAVFRHYSGNGCVLSTAELRDFLGDQGEDASLAHAQNLIGTFELNDWAQKNQFMTQNGFTMYMLSRENDVLNPEHARVYQDMSRPLAHYFISTSHNTYLTKDQVTSASSTEPYIRALIQGCRCVELDCWDGDKGEPVIYHGHTLTSKVPFKEVIVTIAQYAFKASPYPLILSLENHCSVEQQVVMAKHLHAILGNKLLNKPLSGHSLKDLPSPEELRGRILVKGKKQIPQLGQLGKNGSYGSFSSSSEDEQTGGNKSTPKKDPAKVCSKLSVELSELVVYCRSVPFCGFTNVGEKPADEMSSFSENDALKLIKDSGKLFVRHNSRQLSRIYPSGQRLQSSNFNPQEMWNAGCQMVALNFQTPGEPMDLNQGRFLPNGRCGYVLKADFLCSGDSDFNPENTGGGPGHVPTQLTIRVISAQQLPKINTDKASSIVDPQVWVEIHGVAIDNTRDKTHRIDNNGFNPRWDCTLSFQLQVPELALVRFVVEDHDHKAKNDFVGQFTLPFTSLRTGYRHVHLLKADGSRLAPATLFVHVKVSRKGVPVKHVCESTPSPRKKSVNLNK from the exons GTCTGCTGGACAACGAGGACGTGCGCGTGATGATGCGCGGCTCCAACATGGTGAAAGTCCGCTCTCCAAGGTGGCAGAAGAGCCGCAACCTGCGCCTGCTGGACGACGGACTCACCGTGTGGTGCGAGTCGTCCAAGAGCTCCCGCAAGGCCAAAGCTCGTCAGACGT TTGCCGTGACTGAAGTGGAGTGCGTGCGAGAGGGCTGCCAGTCGGAGGCGCTGCGTCGGATCTCGGGCTCGGTGCCGGACAGCCGCTGCTTCACCGTGGTCTTCAGGGGGGCCCGCAAGAGCCTGGACCTGCTGTGCCCGTGCGAGGACGAAGCGCAGCGCTGGGTGCGAGGCCTGCGCACCCTGAAGGAGCGCGTTGCCAACATGACGCAGAAGGAGAAACTGGACCA TTGGATCCGCGGCTACCTGCGGCGAGCCGATCAGAACCAGGACGGCAAGATGAGCTACGACGAAGTCCGCCGGCTGCTGCAGATGATCAACATCGACCTGAGCGAGCAGTACGCTCGCTCCTTGTTCAAG AGGTGCGACCGGTCCGGGGACAGCCGCCTGGACCACAACGAGATCGAGGAGTTCTGCCGGGAGCTGCTGCGTCGGCCCGAGCTGGACGCCGTCTTCCGCCACTACTCCGGCAACGGCTGCGTGCTCTCCACCGCCGAGCTGCGAGACTTTTTGGGGGACCAGGGAGAGGACGCCAGCCTGGCCCACGCCCAGAATCTCATCGGCACCTTCGAGCTCAACGACTGGG CTCAGAAGAACCAATTCATGACCCAGAACGGCTTCACTATGTACATGCTGTCGCGGGAGAACGACGTGCTGAACCCGGAACACGCCCGTGTCTACCAGGACATGAGCCGCCCCCTGGCCCACTACTTCATCTCCACCTCGCACAACACCTACCTCACCAAGGACCAAGTGACCAGCGCCAGCAGCACCGAGCCCTACATCAG GGCTTTGATTCAAGGCTGCCGCTGCGTGGAGCTGGACTGCTGGGACGGAGACAAAGGCGAGCCGGTCATCTACCACGGTCACACGCTCACCTCTAAAGTGCCTTTCAAGGAGGTCATTGTCACCATCGCCCAGTACGCCTTCAAG GCGTCTCCGTACCCTCTGATCTTGTCCCTGGAGAACCATTGCTCCGTGGAGCAGCAGGTGGTCATGGCCAAACACCTCCACGCCATCCTGGGCAACAAGCTGCTCAACAAGCCCCTCAGCGGCCACTCGCTCAAGGACCTGCCCTCACCCGAA GAGCTGAGGGGACGTATTCTGGTCAAGGGGAAGAAGCAGATCCCTCAGCTGGGCCAGCTGGGCAAGAACGGAAGCTACGGCAGCTTCTCCTCAAGCTCCGAGGACGAGCAGACGGGCGGAAACAAGAGCACGCCCAAGAAGGACCCAGCCAAG GTTTGCTCCAAGCTGAGCGTGGAGCTGTCAGAGTTGGTGGTGTACTGCCGCAGCGTCCCTTTCTGCGGTTTCACAAACGTGGGTGAAAAGCCGGCGGATGAAATGTCCTCCTTCTCCGAGAACGACGCCCTGAAGCTCATCAAAGACTCGG GGAAGCTCTTTGTGAGACACAACAGCAGGCAGCTGAGCCGGATCTACCCCTCCGGACAGCGTCTCCAGTCATCCAACTTCAATCCCCAGGAAATGTGGAACGCTGGCTGCCAGATGG TGGCTCTGAACTTCCAGACCCCCGGTGAGCCCATGGACCTGAACCAGGGCCGCTTTCTTCCCAACGGCCGCTGCGGCTACGTCCTGAAAGCCGACTTCCTGTGCAGCGGCGATTCCGACTTCAACCCGGAAAACACGGGCGGGGGTCCCGGTCACGTCCCCACCCAGCTGACTATACGA GTGATATCAGCTCAGCAGCTTCCGAAAATCAACACGGACAAAGCCAGCTCCATTGTGGACCCGCAGGTGTGGGTGGAGATTCACGGCGTGGCCATCGATAACACCAGAGACAAAACGCACCGTATCGACAACAATG GCTTCAACCCGCGATGGGACTGCACGCTCAGCTTCCAGTTGCAGGTTCCTGAGCTGGCGCTGGTGCGCTTCGTCGTCGAGGACCATGACCACAAAGCCAAGAACGACTTTGTGGGACAGTTTACGTTACCCTTCACCAGCTTGCGTACGG GTTACCGACACGTCCACCTGCTGAAGGCCGACGGTTCTCGGCTGGCCCCCGCTACGCTCTTCGTCCACGTCAAAGTGTCCCGCAAAGGTGTTCCCGTCAAACACGTGTGTGAAAGTACGCCGTCCCCcaggaaaaaaagtgtcaacCTCAATAAGTAA
- the cdk21 gene encoding cyclin-dependent kinase 4, whose protein sequence is MEVGASSLLYELLAEIGQGSFGKVYKARAVGEEGRLLAVKKFHFCSQSSPDNNGIPSYILREVALLDRMKYFQHTNVVKLLDVTATLAGNVLDLTLVLEYIDQDLSTYLSKAPPSGLSRDNIKLLMLQVMRGLDFLHVNMVLHRDLKPPNILVSSCGLVKIADFGMSRLYTFNTALSPNVVTLWYRAPEVLLKSSYMTSVDVWSAGCIFAELFLLKPLFNGISEAQQLQMIFEFIGLPSEDEWPQNSPVCYSLHFGPKNPSPRLLFCMDPYGRDLLLKCLTFAPSRRISPAAALAHPFFHQH, encoded by the exons ATGGAGGTTGGCGCAAGTTCGCTGCTCTATGAGCTACTGGCAGAGATTGGCCAGGGCTCCTTCGGCAAGGTGTACAAGGCCAGGGCAGTGGGCGAGGAAGGGCGACTCCTGGCAGTGAAGAAGTTCCACTTCTGCAGCCAGTCCTCGCCAGACAACAACGGCATCCCTTCCTATATTCTCCGTGAGGTTGCCCTGCTGGATAGGATGAAGTACTTCCAACATACCAACGTTGTCAA GTTGTTAGATGTGACGGCCACGCTGGCGGGCAACGTGCTGGACCTCACTTTGGTGTTGGAGTACATCGACCAGGACCTGTCCACTTATTTGTCCAAAGCCCCTCCGTCCGGCCTCAGCCGGGACAACATCAAG TTGTTGATGCTGCAGGTGATGCGGGGCCTGGACTTTCTACATGTCAATATGGTGCTGCACCGCGACCTCAAACCGCCCAACATCCTGGTCAGCAGCTGCGGCCTGGTCAAGATCGCTGACTTTGGCATGTCTCGCTTGTACACCTTTAACACTGCCCTCTCGCCAAAT GTTGTCACCTTGTGGTATCGAGCTCCGGAAGTACTGCTCAAATCCTCTTACATGACATCTGTGGACGTGTGGAGCGCGGGGTGCATCTTTGCCGAGCTCTTCTTGCTCAA GCCGCTCTTCAACGGAATCAGCGAGGCGCAGCAGCTGCAAATGATCTTTGA GTTCATCGGTTTGCCGAGCGAGGACGAATGGCCCCAGAACAGCCCCGTCTGCTACTCGCTCCACTTTGGACCCAAGAATCCTAGTCCCCGCCTGCTGTTCTGCATGGACCCTTATGGGAGAGACCTCCTTCTG AAATGTTTGACCTTCGCGCCGAGCAGACGCATCTCGCCCGCCGCGGCCCTCGCTCACCCCTTCTTCCACCAGCACTGA
- the retsat gene encoding all-trans-retinol 13,14-reductase isoform X1: MWLTLAIISVALLVCCLKYVATTGSNPFHTDTREPLKPLVPNRKEKNKVLKQGFLATKVPDNLDAVVIGSGIGGLGLAVLLAKVGKKVLVLEQHDRAGGCCHTFTEKGFEFDVGIHYVGDLQDHKPFRCMLDQMTNGQLRWEPLENPFDHVVIGPPEKRRRYPVYSGRTRFPEELKKCFPGEEAAIDEYMRLVKKTGRGIWFMALLKYLPAFLAELLVRSGVVKYLSPFYKMANRSLTRVVNELTENEDLRAVFSYIFGTYGNMPKEASFAMHSLLVMHYLNGAWYPKGGASEIAYHMIPVIEKAGGAVLVRAPVNRILFNHAREACGVSVMKGQEEVHIHAPIVISNAGIFNTYQTLLPKELQAVPAIQKQLSMMKHGAGGLSIFVGLDGTKEELGLKADNYWIFQESNLDQLMIKYRDSSREESSKNIPLLFVASPSAKDPTWEERSPGSKSTLSLVSFANYDWFEEWKDDKVTNRASDYKELKRAFIETALQVVLDVFPKITKDKVEYIDAGTPITNTHYIGAPKGEIYGADHGMERFTPELSANVRPQTPFKNLYLTGQDVFVCGFAGALAGALVCGSAILRRNLHEDASALAKKTKFVHTKLKGV, encoded by the exons ATGTGGCTTACTTTAGCGATTATTAGCGTGGCCTTGCTTGTTTGCTGTCTTAAATATGTCGCTACTACCGGCTCGAATCCCTTTCATACGGACACGCGAGAACCCCTGAAGCCGCTGGTACCTAACcgcaaagagaaaaataagGTGTTGAAACAAG GCTTCCTGGCCACTAAAGTTCCTGACAATTTAGACGCCGTCGTCATCGGTAGCGGGATCGGCGGGCTCGGCCTGGCCGTGCTGCTGGCTAAAGTGGGGAAGAAAGTCCTGGTTCTGGAGCAGCATGACCGGGCAGGCGGATGCTGCCACACGTTCACCGAGAAGGGTTTCGAATTTGATGTCG GAATCCACTACGTCGGCGACCTGCAGGACCACAAGCCGTTCCGTTGCATGCTGGACCAGATGACCAACGGGCAGCTGCGGTGGGAGCCCCTGGAGAACCCGTTTGACCACGTTGTTATTGGGCCGCCAGAAAAGCGCCGCCGCTACCCTGTCTACAGCGGGCGCACACGCTTCCCCGAGGAGCTGAAGAAGTGCTTCCCGGGCGAGGAGGCGGCCATTGACGAGTACATGCGACTTGTCAAG AAGACGGGCAGAGGCATCTGGTTCATGGCCTTGCTCAAGTATTTACCAGCTTTCTTGGCTGAGCTGCTGGTCCGCAGCGGCGTGGTCAAATATCTGTCGCCCTTCTACAAAATGGCAAACCGCAGCCTGACCCGAGTCGTCAACGAGCTGACGGAGAACGAGGACCTCAGGGCCGTCTTCTCCTACATCTTCGGCACCTACG GTAATATGCCAAAAGAGGCCAGCTTCGCCATGCACAGCCTGCTGGTCATGCACTACCTGAACGGAGCCTGGTACCCGAAGGGCGGCGCCAGCGAGATCGCCTACCACATGATCCCCGTCATCGAGAAGGCGGGGGGCGCCGTTTTGGTGCGAGCGCCCGTCAACCGCATCCTATTCAACCACGCGAGGGAAGCGTGCG GTGTGAGTGTCATGAAGGGCCAGGAGGAGGTACATATCCATGCGCCCATTGTCATCTCCAACGCGGGTATCTTCAACACCTACCAGACGCTGCTGCCCAAAGAGCTCCAAGCCGTGCCAG CAATCCAGAAGCAATTGAGCATGATGAAGCACGGAGCAGGTGGCCTTAGTATCTTTGTGGGACTGGACGGCACCAAGGAGGAGCTGGGCCTCAAAGCTGACAACTACTGGATCTTTCAGGAGAGCAATTTGGACCAACT GATGATCAAATACAGGGACAGCAGCAGAGAGGAGTCGTCGAAAAACATCCCCCTCCTGTTTGTCGCCTCTCCGTCTGCTAAGGATCCTACCTGGGAGGAGAGGTCACCAGGTA GTAAGTCCACCTTGAGTCTGGTCAGCTTCGCCAATTACGACTGGTTCGAGGAGTGGAAGGACGACAAAGTGACCAACCGGGCGTCCGACTACAAGGAGTTAAAGCGAGCTTTCATTGAGACAGCCCTGCAAGTGGTGCTGGATGTCTTTCCCAAAATCACAAAGGACAAG GTGGAATATATCGACGCAGGCACACCCATCACCAACACTCACTATATCGGCGCCCCCAAAGGCGAGATCTACGGGGCAGACCACGGCATGGAGCGCTTTACCCCGGAGCTCAGCGCCAACGTGAGGCCCCAGACGCCGTTCAAGAACCTCTACTTGACAG GTCAggacgtgtttgtgtgcggcTTCGCGGGCGCACTGGCCGGCGCCCTCGTCTGCGGCTCGGCCATCCTCCGTCGCAACCTGCACGAGGACGCCAGCGCCCTGGCCAAGAAGACCAAGTTTGTCCACACCAAACTTAAAGGGGTGTAA